One window of Vitis riparia cultivar Riparia Gloire de Montpellier isolate 1030 chromosome 5, EGFV_Vit.rip_1.0, whole genome shotgun sequence genomic DNA carries:
- the LOC117914010 gene encoding cullin-1-like, which produces MMQFKRGLTGLLALWKGLMTRTSLLRTTCVITQDELYVTRTSKKVVKPQSLGRFFHYLDRYLTVLRRLPSLKETSFSCFYELVFSEVNDKVRNAIFSMFDHVGDAIFQIDREWEGEQIDQALVKNVIDLYMEMGMGSVEFYEKDFEQAMLEEATAFHSQKTSNWITS; this is translated from the exons ATGATGCAGTTCAAGAGGGGATTGACAGGGTTATTGGCCTTGTGGAAGGGACTAATGACCAGAACATCACTTCTGAGGACTACATGCGTTATTACAC AAGATGAGCTTTATGTTACAAGAACTAGCAAGAAGGTGGTCAAACCACAATCGCTTGGGAGATTCTTTCATTATCTTGATAGATACCTCACTGTCTTGAGGAGGCTTCCTTCACTCAAAGAAACTAGCTTCAGCTGCTTCTATGAACTG GTGTTCAGCGAGGTGAATGATAAAGTGAGGAATGCCATTTTTTCTATG TTTGATCATGTTGGAGATGCGATCTTCCAGATTGATCGGGAGTGGGAGGGTGAGCAGATTGATCAAGCCCTAGTGAAGAATGTTATAGACTTATACATGGAGATGGGAATGGGGTCTGTGGAATTTTATGAGAAAGACTTTGAACAAGCCATGCTTGAAGAGGCCACTGCATTCCATTCCCAGAAAACCTCAAACTGGATTACAAGCTAG